One window of the Archangium primigenium genome contains the following:
- a CDS encoding serine/threonine-protein kinase: protein MRSGSGGRDSRPSVLDTGRSERGTSREELPVTQVGRYLLLKKLGEGGMGVVYSAYDPDLDRKVALKLLHSDGRTDPELARARLQREAQAMARISHPNVIPIFDVGVWGAQVFLAMELVDGGTLGSWMKEGQHPWRLVLEKYLDAGRGLQAAHAAGLVHRDFKPANVLMSREGRVYVTDFGLARQVGESGRETDFLPEEAQEFITEDRRMLEAQLTQSGLVMGTPNYMSPEQFQGSDLDARSDQFSFCVALYFALYGKRAFEPSRMRAYSNSSRLKAQNAARTDSLSEPTSPMRRQTAPVTPRGQPKELVQAEVQERIIQEPPRDVKLPGWVRDALMRGLELTPGARYPSMAALLDALSQEQRRLKRRNWVVGATAAAVGLGVVGGIVYQGSQVCADAGAPMTTTWSPDARQRLEASFLATELPFAQEMATRVSQTLDHYAESWRAQSVEACVATRKLGSQPEELFTRRAACLERRRQDLGALVGLMSQADPRLVERSLDAAHALPTLQECSDAEALADQQRLPSDPGKREEIARAQTELSEVKALLATGRLKVAAEKVQPLEERVQTTGYLPLLAELHLQQGALNAQMGKAPEATRLLTQALFDAEAGRADRLRAYTLIRLSFMEGRLKHYDQAESWAGLAEASLRRMGGDAEMLGDLQANRGTLAQEQKRFPEALRLLEEARSLRERALASDDPKNAHSSFNLGRLLVDMGDVDKGVEMLEKALVQTRTALGPQHPDVERRHSSLSASLRKLGRPGPALEHARAAAEIARVLFGEDSPQLAIRLDEIGMCLSDLKRHEEALKVYEQALAMKRKGLPPDDSDLSYSLDGVGQELLKLGRPQEAIAPLRASVAFEDLDPDSLAESNFSLARALWETGQHTEARAEAARARGQFEEAGLEPRVGDVDAWLKSLPPLPEIHTARHVRPKRSR, encoded by the coding sequence ATGAGGTCCGGCAGCGGGGGCCGGGACTCGCGACCATCCGTCCTCGACACCGGCCGCTCCGAGCGAGGCACCTCCCGGGAGGAGCTGCCCGTCACCCAGGTCGGGCGATACCTGCTGCTCAAGAAACTCGGGGAAGGCGGGATGGGGGTGGTGTACTCGGCCTATGATCCGGATCTGGATCGCAAGGTCGCCCTCAAGCTGCTGCACTCGGACGGGCGGACGGATCCGGAGCTGGCGCGGGCGCGGCTGCAGCGCGAGGCCCAGGCCATGGCGCGCATCTCCCACCCCAACGTCATCCCCATCTTCGACGTGGGCGTGTGGGGCGCGCAGGTGTTCCTCGCCATGGAGCTGGTGGACGGGGGCACGCTGGGCTCGTGGATGAAGGAGGGCCAGCACCCCTGGCGTCTGGTGCTGGAGAAGTACCTGGACGCCGGGCGGGGCTTGCAGGCCGCGCACGCCGCGGGGCTGGTGCACCGCGACTTCAAGCCCGCCAACGTGCTGATGAGCCGCGAGGGCCGCGTCTACGTCACCGACTTCGGCCTGGCGCGTCAGGTGGGGGAGTCCGGCCGCGAGACGGACTTCCTGCCCGAGGAGGCCCAGGAGTTCATCACCGAGGATCGCCGGATGCTCGAGGCCCAGCTCACCCAGAGCGGGCTGGTGATGGGCACCCCCAACTACATGTCGCCCGAGCAGTTCCAGGGCTCGGACCTGGACGCGCGCTCGGACCAGTTCAGCTTCTGCGTGGCGCTCTACTTCGCCCTCTACGGCAAGCGCGCCTTCGAGCCCTCGCGCATGCGGGCGTACTCGAACTCGAGCCGCCTCAAGGCGCAGAACGCCGCGCGGACCGACTCCCTGTCCGAGCCCACCTCGCCCATGCGCCGGCAGACCGCGCCGGTGACGCCCCGGGGGCAGCCCAAGGAGCTCGTCCAGGCCGAGGTCCAGGAGCGCATCATCCAGGAGCCGCCGCGCGACGTGAAGCTGCCCGGCTGGGTGCGCGACGCCCTCATGCGCGGCCTGGAGCTGACGCCGGGAGCGCGCTACCCGTCCATGGCGGCCCTGCTCGACGCGCTGAGCCAGGAGCAGCGGCGGCTCAAGCGCCGCAACTGGGTGGTGGGCGCGACCGCGGCGGCGGTGGGCCTGGGCGTGGTCGGAGGCATCGTGTACCAGGGCTCCCAGGTGTGCGCGGACGCGGGCGCCCCCATGACCACGACGTGGAGCCCGGACGCCCGGCAGCGCCTGGAGGCCTCCTTCCTCGCCACCGAGCTGCCCTTCGCCCAGGAGATGGCCACGCGGGTGAGCCAGACCCTGGACCATTACGCCGAGTCCTGGCGCGCCCAGAGCGTGGAGGCCTGCGTGGCCACGCGCAAGCTCGGCTCCCAGCCCGAGGAGCTCTTCACCCGGCGCGCGGCCTGTCTGGAGCGGCGGCGGCAGGACCTCGGGGCGCTCGTGGGGCTCATGTCCCAGGCGGATCCCCGGCTCGTGGAGCGCTCGCTGGACGCCGCGCACGCGCTGCCCACCCTCCAGGAGTGCTCCGACGCCGAGGCGCTCGCCGACCAGCAGCGGCTGCCCTCCGACCCCGGCAAGCGCGAGGAGATCGCCCGCGCCCAGACAGAGCTGTCCGAGGTGAAGGCGCTGCTGGCCACCGGCCGGCTCAAGGTCGCCGCGGAGAAGGTCCAGCCCCTGGAGGAGCGCGTCCAGACCACCGGCTACCTGCCCCTGCTCGCGGAGCTGCACCTGCAACAGGGCGCCCTGAATGCCCAGATGGGCAAGGCGCCCGAGGCCACGCGCCTGCTCACCCAGGCCCTCTTCGACGCCGAGGCCGGCCGGGCCGACCGCCTGCGGGCCTACACCCTCATCCGCCTGAGCTTCATGGAGGGCCGGCTCAAGCACTACGATCAGGCCGAGAGCTGGGCGGGCCTGGCCGAGGCCTCGCTGCGGCGCATGGGCGGTGACGCCGAGATGCTGGGGGACCTGCAGGCCAACCGCGGCACCCTGGCCCAGGAGCAGAAGCGCTTCCCCGAGGCCCTGCGGCTGCTGGAGGAGGCCCGGAGCCTGCGCGAGCGCGCGCTCGCCTCGGACGATCCCAAGAACGCCCACTCCTCCTTCAACCTCGGGCGCCTGCTCGTGGACATGGGGGACGTGGACAAGGGCGTGGAGATGCTGGAGAAGGCGCTCGTGCAGACCCGCACGGCGCTGGGCCCCCAGCACCCGGACGTGGAGCGGCGCCACTCCTCCCTGTCCGCCTCCCTGCGCAAGCTGGGCCGCCCCGGCCCCGCCCTGGAGCACGCGCGCGCCGCGGCGGAGATCGCCCGGGTGCTGTTCGGCGAGGACTCGCCCCAGCTGGCCATCCGGTTGGACGAAATTGGCATGTGCCTGTCCGACCTCAAGCGCCACGAGGAGGCCCTGAAGGTCTACGAGCAGGCGCTCGCGATGAAGCGCAAGGGCCTGCCGCCCGACGACTCGGACCTGTCGTACTCGCTCGACGGCGTGGGCCAGGAGCTGTTGAAGCTGGGCCGCCCCCAGGAGGCCATCGCCCCCTTGCGCGCCTCCGTGGCCTTCGAGGACCTGGATCCCGACTCCCTGGCGGAGTCCAACTTCTCCCTGGCGCGGGCGCTCTGGGAGACGGGCCAGCACACCGAGGCCCGCGCGGAGGCGGCCCGGGCCCGGGGACAGTTCGAGGAGGCGGGCCTGGAGCCCCGGGTGGGCGACGTGGATGCGTGGCTCAAGTCCCTGCCGCCCCTGCCCGAGATCCACACCGCGCGCCACGTGCGGCCCAAGCGGTCCCGGTAA
- a CDS encoding NADH:flavin oxidoreductase yields the protein MAAEALFRPFSHKTLHLKNRIVMAPMTRSFSPGGVPTPEVSAYYRRRAEADVGLILSEGTGIERPSALNDPNVPRFHGEQPLAGWKHVIDEVHAVGGKMAPQIWHVGSARNPMTTWVAPPPVDSPSGLSSPGKRFTEPMTDEAIADTLAAFGRAAADARRLGFDAVEIHGAHGYLIDQFFWDGVNQRADRYGGGTIGERARFGAEVVKSIRAAVGEDFAILLRLSQWKQQDFSVRLAHTPQEMEAWLTPLVEAGTDILHCSQRRFWEPEFEGSPLNFAGWARKLTGKPTITVGSVGLSGEFTEALRQGAGSKPASLDSLLERLERDEFDLVAVGRALLTDPQWAQKIREGRTHELMDFSRESLTTLS from the coding sequence TTGGCCGCAGAAGCCCTGTTCCGACCCTTCAGTCACAAGACCCTGCACCTCAAGAACCGCATCGTCATGGCGCCCATGACGCGGTCCTTCTCCCCGGGCGGCGTGCCCACGCCCGAGGTGTCCGCCTACTACCGCCGCCGCGCGGAGGCGGACGTGGGCCTCATCCTCTCCGAGGGAACGGGCATCGAGCGCCCCTCGGCGCTCAACGATCCCAACGTGCCGCGCTTCCATGGGGAGCAGCCGCTCGCGGGCTGGAAGCACGTCATCGACGAGGTGCATGCCGTGGGCGGGAAGATGGCCCCGCAGATCTGGCACGTGGGCTCGGCGCGCAACCCCATGACCACCTGGGTGGCGCCACCGCCCGTGGACAGCCCCTCGGGCCTGTCCTCGCCGGGCAAGCGCTTCACCGAGCCAATGACCGACGAGGCCATCGCCGACACGCTCGCCGCCTTCGGGCGCGCGGCCGCGGATGCCAGGCGGCTCGGCTTCGACGCGGTGGAGATCCACGGCGCCCACGGCTACCTGATCGATCAGTTCTTCTGGGACGGGGTGAACCAGCGCGCTGACCGGTATGGCGGTGGAACCATTGGGGAGCGCGCCCGCTTCGGCGCCGAGGTGGTCAAGAGCATCCGCGCCGCCGTGGGCGAGGACTTCGCCATCCTCCTGCGCCTGTCGCAGTGGAAGCAGCAGGACTTCAGCGTCCGGCTGGCCCACACGCCCCAGGAGATGGAGGCCTGGCTCACCCCGCTGGTGGAGGCGGGCACGGACATCCTGCACTGCTCGCAGCGCCGCTTCTGGGAGCCGGAGTTCGAGGGCTCGCCGCTCAACTTCGCCGGCTGGGCGCGCAAGCTCACCGGCAAGCCCACCATCACGGTGGGCTCGGTGGGCCTGTCCGGGGAGTTCACCGAGGCCCTGCGTCAGGGCGCGGGCTCCAAGCCCGCCTCGCTCGACAGCCTGCTGGAGCGGCTGGAGCGCGACGAGTTCGATCTGGTGGCGGTGGGCCGGGCGCTGCTCACGGACCCTCAGTGGGCGCAGAAGATCCGCGAGGGCCGCACCCACGAGTTGATGGACTTCAGCCGCGAGTCGCTCACCACGCTGTCCTGA
- a CDS encoding CotH kinase family protein, with protein sequence MGLVAVSMWSACVPEESTPAEQAETPKVEASSTPGTATEAQAVRFTYPPLQTTLEQYSLEIDPKLLKRFEQDEDTPKQPAVLITPDGTRHDVKMRLRGNSSRGWPKKSWRVELPKGQKLDGRRKLNLLSGYRDSTAMIEKLGYDMLAAMGVPASKATYIRLVINGKLQGVYLDLERVDKPFLENHGFVDTEGTIYRCGGKNCEMKAEFDKTYQRDWEVSTPEKGSKQPLLDFLETLNATPEPQFVQALTQRFELENYLRILAMDALITNSTVEDSRSYVVHDAGTGRISYVPWDLNNTDAKYVPSTPPGKIKTADAKHPLFNFSLFDNRVEEQYQDREKKEPGRFRPIFSNLNTRIFLNPALREQEMVLLEQAMNDLFTPQVLHARIDAIHALLAPTALAAPHTDVAQFNDGPRYLKKYMQERTAFLRQQMATWRAWKPGLVLQAVNATQGWIELRNLGTQKVSTAGLVISTDLRNATKRNVPTHTLQPGQTLRLTQSQLGLKLPTKGALGLFSGKGVSDAIDALYYGELPAGQYYSRAAQTPTRWEVR encoded by the coding sequence ATGGGGTTGGTGGCGGTGTCGATGTGGAGTGCCTGTGTTCCCGAGGAGAGCACCCCGGCGGAGCAGGCGGAGACCCCGAAGGTGGAGGCCTCGAGCACGCCCGGCACGGCGACCGAGGCCCAGGCGGTGCGCTTCACCTATCCGCCGCTGCAGACGACGCTGGAGCAGTACTCGCTCGAGATCGATCCCAAGCTGCTCAAGCGCTTCGAGCAGGACGAGGACACGCCCAAGCAACCGGCCGTGCTGATCACACCGGATGGCACGCGCCACGACGTGAAGATGCGGCTGCGCGGCAACAGCTCGCGCGGCTGGCCCAAGAAGAGCTGGCGCGTGGAGCTGCCCAAGGGGCAGAAGCTCGATGGCCGCCGCAAGCTCAACCTGCTGTCGGGCTACCGCGACTCCACGGCGATGATCGAGAAGCTGGGCTACGACATGCTCGCCGCCATGGGCGTGCCCGCCTCCAAGGCGACCTACATCCGGCTGGTCATCAATGGCAAACTCCAGGGCGTCTACCTGGACCTGGAGCGCGTGGACAAACCCTTCCTCGAGAACCACGGCTTCGTCGACACCGAGGGCACCATCTACCGCTGCGGCGGCAAGAATTGCGAGATGAAGGCGGAGTTCGACAAGACCTACCAGCGCGACTGGGAGGTCTCCACGCCCGAGAAGGGCTCGAAGCAGCCCCTGCTGGACTTCCTCGAGACGCTCAACGCCACGCCCGAGCCGCAGTTCGTCCAGGCGCTCACCCAGCGCTTCGAGTTGGAGAACTACCTGCGCATCCTGGCCATGGACGCGCTCATCACCAACTCGACGGTGGAGGACTCGCGCAGCTACGTGGTCCATGACGCGGGCACGGGCCGCATCTCCTACGTGCCCTGGGACTTGAACAACACGGATGCCAAGTACGTCCCGTCCACCCCGCCGGGGAAGATCAAGACCGCCGACGCCAAGCACCCGCTCTTCAACTTCAGTCTCTTCGACAACCGCGTGGAGGAGCAGTACCAGGACCGGGAGAAGAAGGAGCCCGGCCGCTTCCGGCCCATCTTCTCCAACCTCAACACCCGCATCTTCCTCAACCCCGCGCTGCGTGAGCAGGAGATGGTGCTCCTGGAGCAGGCCATGAACGACCTGTTCACGCCCCAGGTGCTCCATGCGCGCATCGACGCCATCCACGCGCTGCTGGCGCCCACCGCGCTCGCCGCGCCCCACACGGACGTGGCCCAGTTCAACGACGGGCCCCGGTACCTGAAGAAATACATGCAGGAGCGCACCGCCTTCCTGCGCCAGCAGATGGCCACCTGGCGCGCGTGGAAGCCCGGGCTCGTCCTCCAGGCCGTCAATGCCACACAGGGATGGATCGAGCTGCGCAACCTCGGCACCCAGAAGGTGAGCACCGCGGGGCTCGTGATCAGCACGGACCTGCGCAACGCCACCAAGCGCAACGTGCCCACCCACACCCTCCAGCCCGGCCAGACGCTGCGGCTCACCCAGAGCCAACTGGGCCTGAAGCTGCCCACCAAGGGCGCGCTGGGCCTGTTCTCGGGCAAGGGCGTGTCGGACGCGATCGACGCGCTCTACTATGGCGAGCTGCCCGCCGGGCAGTACTACAGCCGCGCCGCGCAGACCCCCACCCGCTGGGAAGTGCGCTGA
- a CDS encoding septal ring lytic transglycosylase RlpA family protein, with protein sequence MTRSSMLRRAALATTCLAALGVAGVAMRAPVAEASVSSGALRSPSTETSETPEMGQMATCVASWYGAVGEIPEGWPTASGEPFHRLALKAAHNSFAFGTKVKVTYQGRSVTVTINDRGGFGAPRCLDLTYGAFSQIANTDLGIITVNYEVVR encoded by the coding sequence ATGACCCGTTCGTCCATGCTGCGCCGTGCCGCCCTCGCCACCACCTGTCTGGCCGCCCTGGGAGTCGCGGGCGTGGCCATGCGCGCCCCCGTCGCCGAGGCCTCGGTCTCCAGCGGCGCCCTGCGCTCGCCCTCCACGGAGACCTCCGAAACCCCGGAGATGGGCCAGATGGCCACCTGCGTCGCCAGCTGGTACGGCGCCGTGGGGGAAATTCCCGAGGGGTGGCCGACGGCCAGCGGTGAGCCCTTCCACCGACTGGCGCTCAAGGCCGCCCACAACTCCTTCGCCTTCGGCACCAAGGTGAAGGTGACCTACCAGGGCCGCTCCGTCACGGTGACCATCAACGACCGCGGTGGCTTCGGCGCGCCGCGCTGCCTGGACCTCACCTACGGGGCCTTCTCGCAGATCGCCAACACGGACCTGGGCATCATCACCGTCAACTACGAAGTGGTCCGCTGA
- a CDS encoding gamma carbonic anhydrase family protein, with translation MAIYALDELHPQLPKAGEFWVAPNAQVIGQVRLGREASVWFGAVVRGDNAWIQIGDATNIQDGAALHADDAFPLTLGAGCTVGHHAILHGCTIGDNTLVGMGATVLNGARIGSNCIIGANALVTEGKEFPDGSLIVGVPAKVVRTLDPAVHATLRESARGYVERWRRYATGLRRLDPDTSR, from the coding sequence ATGGCGATCTATGCGTTGGATGAACTCCACCCCCAGCTGCCCAAGGCGGGCGAATTCTGGGTCGCGCCCAATGCCCAGGTGATCGGACAGGTCCGCCTGGGCCGGGAGGCCAGTGTCTGGTTCGGCGCCGTGGTGCGTGGCGACAACGCGTGGATCCAGATCGGCGACGCCACCAACATCCAGGATGGCGCCGCGCTGCACGCGGACGACGCGTTCCCCCTCACCCTGGGCGCCGGCTGCACCGTGGGCCACCACGCCATCCTCCATGGCTGCACCATCGGCGACAACACCCTGGTGGGCATGGGCGCCACGGTGCTCAACGGCGCGCGCATCGGCTCCAATTGCATCATCGGCGCCAACGCGCTCGTCACCGAGGGCAAGGAATTCCCCGACGGCTCGCTCATCGTCGGGGTGCCGGCCAAGGTGGTGCGCACGCTCGACCCGGCCGTGCACGCGACGCTGCGCGAGTCAGCGCGCGGGTACGTGGAGCGCTGGCGGCGCTACGCCACCGGCCTGCGCCGCCTGGACCCGGACACGTCCCGCTAG
- a CDS encoding dihydrofolate reductase family protein, whose protein sequence is MQPQTRTLRYHVAASLDGFIARPDGSTDCFPGDLQTENVTDYLYTLAAEYDTVLMGRDTYAVGQKFGVTDPYPMLETYVFSRTLKTSPDPRVHLVAEDAAGVVRELKARTGGGTDWSGVVRGAQARKAKDIYLCGGGRLAHTLFAEGLIDEVQVKLNPVLLGAGKPLVEGLPRDVTLELMSTKSYRSGVVLLRYAVRR, encoded by the coding sequence ATGCAACCCCAGACACGCACCCTGCGCTATCACGTGGCCGCCTCGCTCGATGGTTTCATCGCGCGGCCGGACGGTTCCACGGATTGTTTTCCCGGCGATCTCCAGACGGAGAACGTCACCGATTACCTCTACACCCTGGCGGCCGAGTACGACACGGTGCTGATGGGCCGTGACACCTACGCGGTGGGGCAGAAGTTCGGGGTGACGGACCCCTACCCGATGCTGGAGACCTATGTTTTCTCGCGGACGCTGAAGACGAGCCCGGATCCCCGCGTGCACCTGGTGGCGGAGGACGCGGCGGGGGTCGTGCGGGAGCTCAAGGCGCGCACGGGCGGCGGCACCGATTGGAGCGGCGTCGTGCGCGGGGCCCAGGCCCGGAAGGCCAAGGACATCTACCTGTGTGGCGGTGGGCGGCTGGCCCATACGCTCTTCGCCGAGGGCCTCATCGACGAGGTGCAGGTCAAACTCAATCCCGTCCTGCTCGGCGCGGGCAAGCCGCTCGTGGAGGGACTGCCCCGGGACGTGACGCTCGAGTTGATGTCCACCAAGAGCTACCGCTCCGGGGTGGTGCTGCTGCGCTACGCCGTGCGGCGCTGA
- a CDS encoding SUMF1/EgtB/PvdO family nonheme iron enzyme, producing the protein MTAAWRGALLLGLGLVGLARAEPPPTSTPTPQPCLDGPVAGLACVPGGLFTRGVDGGRHPPARPRARVWVGTFYMDTHEVTYGAYKACEKAGRCPKAGPNYRDFDNPRQPINGVSWYDAKAFCEAHGKHLPTEAEWEKAARGPDGGLYPWGDAPATCARAIIRDARGRSCGHTQRSRTHADVGRPEPVGSRPPNAYGLYDMAGNAWEWVADWYSPSWKACGEACQGVDPKGPCGGAQPCPGHTQKVVRGGSWYWPAEYATAVYRRPHVPANRPVFHHFGFRCAASLEEARALRSARP; encoded by the coding sequence GTGACGGCCGCGTGGCGCGGCGCGCTGCTCCTGGGGCTCGGGCTCGTGGGCCTCGCCCGGGCGGAGCCGCCGCCCACGTCCACCCCCACGCCCCAGCCGTGTCTGGACGGGCCCGTCGCCGGGCTCGCGTGTGTGCCCGGGGGCCTGTTCACCCGGGGCGTCGACGGAGGCCGACACCCGCCCGCCCGACCCCGGGCCCGGGTCTGGGTGGGCACCTTCTACATGGACACGCACGAGGTGACGTACGGCGCCTACAAGGCCTGCGAGAAGGCGGGCCGCTGTCCGAAGGCGGGGCCGAACTACCGGGACTTCGATAACCCCCGGCAGCCCATCAACGGGGTGAGCTGGTACGACGCGAAGGCGTTCTGCGAGGCCCACGGCAAGCACCTGCCCACCGAGGCCGAGTGGGAGAAGGCGGCGCGGGGTCCGGACGGAGGGCTCTACCCCTGGGGGGATGCGCCCGCCACGTGCGCGCGCGCGATCATCCGGGACGCGCGGGGCCGGAGTTGTGGCCACACGCAGCGCTCGCGGACGCATGCGGACGTGGGGCGCCCCGAGCCCGTGGGCTCCCGGCCGCCCAATGCCTACGGCCTGTACGACATGGCGGGCAACGCCTGGGAGTGGGTGGCGGACTGGTACAGCCCCTCGTGGAAGGCGTGCGGCGAGGCGTGCCAGGGCGTGGATCCCAAGGGCCCGTGTGGCGGGGCTCAACCGTGTCCCGGCCACACCCAGAAGGTGGTGCGCGGGGGCTCGTGGTACTGGCCGGCCGAGTACGCGACGGCGGTGTACCGGCGGCCGCATGTGCCCGCCAACCGGCCCGTCTTCCACCACTTCGGCTTTCGTTGCGCGGCGAGCCTGGAGGAGGCGCGGGCGCTCAGGTCGGCCAGACCATGA